One segment of Pseudomonas pohangensis DNA contains the following:
- the msrA gene encoding peptide-methionine (S)-S-oxide reductase MsrA, which produces MVLRSRILAHKAQLPSAEQALPGRATALAVPAAHHVNGHALQPPFPAGLQQAIFAMGCFWGAERRFWQQPGVWSTAVGYAGGFTPNPTYEETCSGLTGHTEVVLVVFDPQLTSYQALLKTFWEAHNPTQGMRQGNDTGTQYRSAIYCLNDEQLQAAEASKAVFAQALQAAGHGPITTEIAMAGPFYYAEAYHQQYLAKNPGGYCGLGGTGVCLPA; this is translated from the coding sequence ATGGTCCTGCGTTCCCGGATTCTGGCCCACAAGGCACAACTGCCCAGCGCCGAACAGGCATTACCCGGTCGTGCAACAGCGCTGGCCGTACCGGCGGCTCACCATGTCAACGGCCACGCCCTGCAACCGCCGTTCCCTGCCGGATTGCAGCAGGCGATATTTGCCATGGGTTGTTTCTGGGGTGCCGAACGGCGCTTCTGGCAGCAGCCCGGCGTGTGGAGCACGGCAGTCGGCTACGCCGGCGGCTTCACGCCGAACCCGACCTACGAGGAAACCTGCTCCGGGCTGACCGGCCACACCGAAGTGGTGCTGGTGGTGTTCGACCCGCAACTGACCAGCTATCAGGCGCTGCTGAAAACCTTCTGGGAGGCACACAATCCGACCCAGGGCATGCGTCAGGGCAACGACACCGGCACCCAGTACCGCTCGGCAATCTACTGCCTGAACGATGAACAACTGCAGGCCGCCGAAGCCAGCAAGGCAGTATTTGCGCAAGCCCTGCAAGCTGCCGGCCATGGCCCGATAACCACAGAGATTGCCATGGCAGGCCCCTTCTACTATGCCGAGGCCTACCATCAGCAGTATCTGGCGAAGAACCCCGGCGGTTATTGCGGCCTGGGTGGCACCGGCGTCTGCCTGCCCGCCTGA
- a CDS encoding 23S rRNA (adenine(2030)-N(6))-methyltransferase RlmJ yields the protein MNYRHAFHAGNHADVLKHLILSRIFALLAKKDAPYAYLDSHAGVGLYDLRGDQASRTGEYLQGIARLWRASDLPASCADYLQVLRNLNPDGQLRYYPGSPELARQLTREQDRLHCNEKHPEDGRLLKENLHFDRRVAVHLGEGWHVPRALLPPREKRAVLLIDPPFEQADELQRCVQALSEAIGRMRQAIVLIWYPIKEPGQLRRFYQQLAKSPAPKLLRAELLVQPADSAERLNGSGLVIANPPWGLEEELRELLPWLANLLAQGQPGWTLDWLIEEKTAG from the coding sequence ATGAATTACCGCCACGCCTTCCATGCCGGCAACCATGCCGATGTGCTCAAGCACCTGATCCTGTCGCGCATCTTTGCCCTGCTGGCGAAAAAGGACGCACCCTACGCCTACCTCGATAGCCATGCCGGTGTCGGGCTCTACGACCTGCGTGGTGATCAGGCCAGTCGCACCGGCGAATACCTGCAGGGCATTGCCCGCCTGTGGCGGGCGTCTGACCTGCCTGCCAGCTGTGCCGATTACCTGCAGGTGCTGCGCAACCTGAACCCGGATGGCCAGCTGCGCTATTACCCCGGCTCGCCGGAGCTGGCACGCCAGCTGACCCGTGAGCAGGATCGTCTGCACTGCAACGAGAAGCATCCCGAGGATGGCCGCCTGCTCAAGGAGAACCTGCATTTCGACCGCCGCGTGGCGGTGCATCTGGGTGAGGGCTGGCATGTGCCGCGGGCCTTGCTGCCGCCACGGGAGAAACGTGCGGTACTGCTGATCGATCCGCCGTTCGAACAGGCCGACGAGTTGCAGCGTTGTGTGCAGGCGCTGAGCGAGGCGATCGGGCGCATGCGCCAGGCCATTGTGCTGATCTGGTACCCGATCAAGGAGCCCGGCCAGCTCAGGCGCTTCTACCAGCAACTGGCGAAAAGTCCGGCGCCGAAACTGTTGCGTGCCGAGTTGCTGGTGCAGCCGGCCGACAGCGCCGAACGGCTGAACGGTTCCGGGCTGGTGATCGCCAATCCGCCATGGGGGTTGGAAGAGGAATTGCGCGAGTTGTTGCCCTGGCTGGCAAACCTGCTGGCGCAGGGTCAGCCCGGCTGGACGCTGGACTGGCTGATCGAGGAGAAGACTGCCGGCTGA
- a CDS encoding RNA methyltransferase, which produces MANRRYSCIGLFNPKSPENVGAVMRAAGCYGVNSVFYTGKRYARAQDFVTDTKKVHQDIPLIGIDDLQQIIPLGCTPVAVEMVEGARDLTTFTHPDRAIYIFGPEDGSLDKRVLSWCEEVIYIPTNGCMNLAATVNVVLYDRLSKGLNTRSGPQFG; this is translated from the coding sequence ATGGCCAACCGCCGTTACAGCTGTATCGGCCTGTTCAACCCCAAGTCGCCGGAGAACGTCGGCGCGGTAATGCGTGCGGCCGGCTGTTACGGGGTCAACTCGGTGTTCTATACCGGCAAGCGCTATGCCCGCGCCCAGGATTTCGTCACCGATACCAAGAAGGTGCATCAGGACATTCCGCTGATCGGCATCGACGACCTGCAGCAGATCATCCCCCTCGGCTGTACGCCGGTCGCGGTGGAAATGGTCGAAGGTGCCCGCGACCTGACCACCTTCACCCATCCGGATCGGGCCATCTACATCTTTGGCCCGGAAGACGGCTCGCTGGACAAGCGGGTGCTGTCCTGGTGCGAAGAGGTCATTTATATTCCCACCAACGGCTGCATGAACCTCGCGGCGACGGTCAATGTGGTGCTCTACGACCGTCTGAGCAAAGGCCTGAACACCCGCTCCGGCCCGCAATTCGGCTGA
- a CDS encoding acyl-CoA dehydrogenase — protein sequence MTDTLLSARNLAFELYEVLDAQSLIQRERFAEHNRETFDAAVDTARSIAEELFAPHNRKGDEQEPQYVDGAAQIIPEIKPALEAFHQAGFLNATRDFEHGGMQLPNLLSQACFAHFQSANIATSSYSMLTMGVANLIENFGNDEQKRLFLQPIIDGRFFGTMALTEPHAGSSLSDIRSKAEPAADGSYRIKGNKIFISGGDQPISENIVHMVLAKLPDAPPGVKGISLFIVPKFLVNDDGSVGARNDALLAGLFHKMGWRGTTSTALNFGDNGNCVGYLVGKPHHGLNYMFQMMNEARIGVGMGATMLGYAGYLYSLEYAHQRPQGRQPDGKDPTSPQVAIIEHTDVKRMLLMQKAYVEGAFDLGLYAARLFDDTETLDTAEERQNALELLDLLTPIVKSWPSEFCLKANEMAIQILGGHGYTREYPVEQYYRENRLNQIHEGTHGIQSLDLLGRKVAMNNGAALKQLLKLIHQCCARATAFESLNALRQPLEQLLARLSSTTLALLGDLMSGKVNQGLANSALYLKVFGHMVIGWRWLEQAIRAEQGLASGNPADAEFYQGKLQAARYFLTWEVPGCQHELNLLEARDDTCLTMQGEWF from the coding sequence ATGACCGATACCCTGCTCAGCGCCCGCAATCTGGCTTTTGAACTCTACGAAGTACTGGATGCGCAGAGCCTGATCCAGCGCGAACGCTTTGCCGAGCACAACCGCGAGACCTTCGACGCCGCCGTGGATACCGCACGCAGCATTGCCGAGGAACTGTTCGCCCCGCACAACCGCAAGGGCGATGAACAGGAGCCGCAGTACGTGGACGGCGCCGCGCAGATCATCCCGGAAATCAAACCGGCGCTGGAAGCCTTCCATCAGGCCGGTTTCCTCAACGCCACACGCGATTTCGAGCACGGCGGCATGCAACTGCCGAATCTGCTGTCGCAGGCCTGCTTCGCCCACTTCCAGTCGGCCAATATCGCCACCTCGTCCTATTCGATGCTGACCATGGGCGTGGCCAACCTGATCGAGAATTTCGGTAACGACGAGCAGAAGCGCCTGTTCCTGCAGCCGATCATCGACGGGCGCTTCTTCGGCACCATGGCCCTGACCGAACCGCATGCCGGCTCCTCGCTGTCGGATATCCGCAGCAAAGCCGAGCCGGCCGCCGATGGCAGCTACCGGATCAAGGGCAACAAGATCTTCATTTCCGGCGGTGACCAGCCGATCTCGGAAAACATCGTGCACATGGTGCTGGCCAAACTGCCGGACGCGCCGCCCGGCGTGAAGGGTATTTCACTGTTTATCGTGCCCAAGTTTCTGGTCAACGACGATGGCTCAGTGGGCGCGCGCAACGATGCGTTGCTCGCCGGGTTGTTCCACAAGATGGGCTGGCGCGGCACCACCTCCACCGCGCTGAACTTTGGCGACAACGGCAATTGCGTTGGCTATCTGGTGGGCAAGCCACACCACGGCCTCAACTACATGTTCCAGATGATGAACGAGGCGCGCATCGGCGTCGGCATGGGCGCGACCATGCTTGGCTATGCCGGCTACCTCTATTCCCTGGAATACGCCCACCAGCGCCCGCAGGGCCGCCAGCCGGACGGCAAGGACCCGACCAGCCCGCAGGTGGCGATCATCGAACACACCGATGTGAAGCGCATGCTGCTGATGCAAAAGGCCTACGTTGAAGGCGCTTTCGATCTCGGCCTGTATGCCGCGCGCCTGTTTGATGACACCGAAACCCTGGACACTGCCGAAGAGCGCCAGAACGCGCTGGAACTGCTTGACCTGCTGACACCGATCGTCAAATCCTGGCCCTCGGAGTTCTGCCTGAAGGCCAACGAGATGGCCATCCAGATTCTTGGCGGCCACGGCTATACCCGCGAGTACCCGGTTGAGCAGTACTACCGCGAGAACCGCCTGAACCAGATCCACGAAGGCACCCACGGCATCCAGTCGCTCGACCTGCTCGGGCGCAAGGTAGCGATGAACAATGGCGCGGCACTCAAGCAGTTGCTCAAGCTGATTCATCAATGCTGCGCAAGGGCGACCGCTTTCGAGTCACTGAATGCCCTGCGCCAGCCGCTGGAACAACTGCTGGCGCGCCTGTCTTCCACCACCCTGGCCCTGCTCGGCGATCTGATGAGCGGCAAGGTCAATCAGGGGCTGGCCAACTCGGCGCTGTACCTGAAAGTGTTTGGTCACATGGTGATCGGCTGGCGCTGGCTGGAGCAGGCAATACGGGCTGAGCAAGGCTTGGCCAGCGGCAACCCGGCGGATGCCGAGTTCTACCAAGGCAAGCTGCAGGCGGCACGCTACTTCCTGACCTGGGAGGTGCCGGGCTGCCAGCATGAGCTGAACCTGCTGGAGGCGCGCGACGATACCTGCCTGACCATGCAGGGCGAGTGGTTCTGA